The following are encoded in a window of Manihot esculenta cultivar AM560-2 chromosome 8, M.esculenta_v8, whole genome shotgun sequence genomic DNA:
- the LOC110621229 gene encoding ran-binding protein 1 homolog b — protein MASAAAATDAEHNTKEREEDANVLAADDEDTGAQVAPIVKLEEVPVSTGEEDEDPILDLKAKLYRFDKEGNQWKERGVGNVKLLKHKESGKVRLVMRQSKTLKICANHIVGPSINVQEHHGNDKSCVWHAADFADGELKDELFCIRFASVENCKAFMETVQDVAETQVKNEERKEAEDAAGLLEKLSVVDSKTDGKEKEQALVEEKGQNEAAGEKAKSDAKKEDEPASS, from the exons ATGGCAAGTGCTGCTGCTGCTACCGATGCAGAGCACAACAccaaagaaagagaagaggacgCCAACGTACTAGCCGCCGATGATGAGGACACCGGAGCTCAGGTTGCCCCTATCGTCAAGCTCGAAGAGGTACCTGTCTCCACCGGCGAGGAGGATGAAGATCCTATCCTTGATTT GAAAGCGAAGCTGTATAGATTTGATAAGGAAGGGAACCAGTGGAAGGAGAGAGGAGTTGGAAATGTGAAGCTGCTGAAGCACAAGGAATCTGGCAAGGTTCGCCTTGTTATGCGCCAATCTAAGACACTTAAGATCTGTGCTAATCATATAG ttgggcCATCGATCAATGTCCAAGAGCATCATGGAAATGATAAATCATGCGTGTGGCATGCTGCTGATTTTGCTGATGGAGAATTGAAGGATGAGCTCTTCTGTATCAGATTTGCTTCTGTTGAGA ATTGCAAAGCCTTCATGGAGACGGTTCAAGATGTGGCTGAAACTCAAGtaaaaaatgaagaaagaaaagaggctGAAGATGCTGCTGGATTACTTGAGAAGTTGAGTGTTGTTGATAGTAAAACTGATGGGAAAGAAAAGGAACAGGCGCTTGTTGAGGAGAAGGGGCAAAATGAAGCTGCAGGTGAGAAAGCAAAGTCGGATGCAAAAAAGGAAGATGAACCAGCATCGTCCTGA